The genomic segment GCCAAACCCAAGTACCAAGGTTTGGTATGTACATTACTTTACAAAAAAAACCTTGTTTAAGATTTATTATGGAATCAAGTTTTGCTcaaatttggaccaaaaataGTTTGTATGTCTAATTAAAGAAAAACATGGCAATTTTTATTTGCGTTTAAGTTCAGCGCAAGACGGCGCACTAATTATTTATACAATCAGATCttttattatataattataaataaatttctcaaaaaatattaattaataattcatttaaaataataattaatattactatgaactaaaattaaaatagtattgaaattaaaaagaatctTTATGGTGTCAAATATATATACCTTAAATCCTATTCTACTCAAATAGGGTTTCTATGTATTCTTGTTCTAAATACTAGTCCATAtttgaagtgaagaaactaCCCAATATTATAAGGGCAAGCAAAACGGAGAAaccaaaaatatattatatatactacTCCTACTAATTGATTCATTATTACTTAGGCTGGGAGTAGGGTTTTCAACAAAACATCATAAGCAGATGAAGTCTGCGCAAACAAAGTCAATTCCCCAAGATTTAATCGTGGAAATATTCTCATGGCTTCCAATTAAGTCTTTACTGCGTTAcaggtgtgtttccaaattttATAATTCTCTTGTATCTGAATCAAATTTCATGGACATCCATCACCGCCGCTCTATGACTCGTCCTGGTGGAAGAAAATACCTCATGTACCAAAAGGGTGTATTCTACACTACCAAGCTGAAGGAAGATGGAAAAGCCTCCCATCTTCCTATTGAAAATTTCAATCAACTCCATAGATATCGCTCCGCTTCCTGTTTAATGTGTGTTAACGGTTTGGTTTGCGCATGGAGAGATGAGAATCATCTTGCAATTTGCAATTTCGGTACAAGAGAAGTAAGATTTATTCGGTGCCCGAAAGAGATTGTTAACAAAGTTTACCCAGTGTGTTCAATTGGTTTTGAACCAGAAGAACAAAAGTATAAACTTTGGTTGACACTTCATCTCAGTGATTGGTACACAAGAAATTGGGTGTTCACATTAGACATAGATAAATCATGGAGAGAGACTAAATGCAATGCCCGTTTTTTCCCATCCAATAAGAGAGTTTGTGTTAATGGAGTAATCTTTATGTTCAGTAATGGCTATCGCGATTCGCTGTTCCAAATAGTTGCATTTGATGTCAAAGCTGAAACTTTCAGCACTTTCACGTTTTCACCTACTTTACCATGCAATGAGTACATCTATTATAACCTGATAGAAGTGAAGGGCAAATTAGCCGTCTTGAACTATTCCAGCGAAGACATGCATTTGTGGGTTTTCGGAAAGGCTCAAAACGACGATTGGAAGAGGCACATCATTCCCTGTCCTTCACAATGGGAAGGCATTGATGTTAAACTGAAATCATATTCGCGTTTTATGTGTTCTTCTTGTGATGGGGAGATTATATTTGAAAGTATTACAAAGTCAGGTTCTTACATCTATATCTGTTATAATATCACGAGAGAAAGCTGGAGAGAATTTGAAGTTGAGAAACTTTATGTAAACCGTGCGTTCAATATCATTTTTTGTTATGTAGAAAACCTCTTCCCATTGGGAAAACTCTGCAATGCTAATCTCCAAGATTAAATTGCATGCATTTGCAACTTGTATTcgttctattttcttttattttgattgtttGTATCTTTTTCATGctggaaaaatataaataatttttatattattagtgtactttgttcttttatcgaagattactttttttttttaaaaacattatcTATTAATATTTTTGTGGAGAATTAGTTCTCGTAATCTTTCTCTCGAGCCGAGAGTCAGGTCTTCGTACATCCTGTTGGAATAGTTAGTGTTGATGGGAGTATGTGAGAGAATGaactttggaaagaaaagaaagttactcttttgagatattaaaacTTTGTGGTTAAgtctaaaattaattaaaacgtACGACTGTAGTGCACATTCCTAAAGGATATGTCCATTACGAAAAGTCATCTTTGAACAGACGCATCTGCTGCGAATAGATTCTTAAGGTATTATAAATACCTGGTACAGATTCAAAGCAAAGGATGTACAATTAcaaatttcttctcttcttttctaaATACTCATTACAAAACATACTTCTATTCTTGTGGAAAATTCAAGCTAATTGCTGAAACTTGAATTTCATAGCCTTTGTAAAATCTTGCAGGAATTCTACCGCCATCCCTGCAACAATGAAGTGGGAGACTTAAATTCCATAAGGACAGAGATTACTCTATCAAAGCCGGATCATTTCTTCCccaattttaaaatctatttttctAACAATCTTAAGGAATTTAATTATTTGATGACACACTAGAAAAAGTGGTAGGTGGAGTAACAATAATGTGGCTACTGGTTTTTAAATCACTGCAAGTGTCGCTGTGTATTACTCCATATGGTGTAGTGAATGTGGAACTAGTTTGACGATTCTGAAAAAAATCAATAACGAAGGAAGAGTTGCAAAACATCTCCATTCTGGGTTACTCGATAATTGATTACTGATTGTGTAAAGCAAGAGAGGAAAATCGGAAGATGTGTTTGACATAGTGAGTTCGATGCATGACTGagaataaattaattatgcaTCAGAGATTTGTagtatttcaaatcttattaCTCAAAGATGAAAGAGCGTTCTTTCTCAATGAGTACTATTTCAAAGGCCATCATAtggcaaaggaaaagaaaaagagaaacaaaTCTAGGTTTATTTTCTTTACTCAAACTCTTTAGTTTTTCTATCCTATGTGATTTATGAAATCCAATTTCTATTAATATTAGGGTAGATGTTTATTATGTGATGGTCTCAAATATCTATTTTACGTGCATAACATAAAAATGATAAGTTGATATACAACTTGGAAGCATGCATGAAATATGTGGAAGATTATAAATTAGTCTTACATTAATGCTTAATATATTTATTCTAGAGATCATGaaatagtttatatatattattttgtaagTGAAGATACAAAAATTTAACCACGATGAAAAAAGTTTACATTACCTGACATGGTGAAAGTgtattatatattttcttatatttaatgAGGAAATTTGTGTATATGTAAACGACAAACTCTTTATCCTACCGATTTTAACTTGAGTGACCGAGAGTTAAAGTTTTTATCCTACAGATTGTGAGTGACTGAGACTTATAGTTTATTGCCATCATACATATCTTTGGAAAATTTATAATGTTATTAAGCATTAAACAAAACTTACAAGCTTAAAGGACTGTCTCCAACATGATCTAATTCAGAATATTGTTACGTTATAGTAGGTGGgctagttttattttttatgttaagtGGCAcgttaataaaaaattatatgacAATGTAATTATGTAACCATACCAATAATATGGATAAATACATTATCGACAAAGGAGTAACAAACTAGAGAGAAATAAAAGCAATTCAAAATTTCGGTGTAGTTGTACCGAAAGATCAGAGTTAATCGGCCTTTTAGTTATgatgagaaaataaatattttgaataacATCACGTGACAAAAATAAGAAGAATATGGCATTAGTAATGTAACGTCAGGTTTGCCTTTTAAGCCACACACCATGGGTGagctaaattaaaaataaaaaaaaaaaaaaaaaaaaagtggattcttttaaaataaatttagtaTAGGTTGCGTTTTGTTGCCATAGACAACTTAGAAGTGACAAAAAAGCTTTTGGGCGACCTCAATGTAATTAGTGTTTaatatttttactttaatttgattatatttcatttattgGATATGGCATATGGGTACGCCCAGTTTGTATGATTACGAATTTATTAAATTCgttgttgattttgtgatgTTTTGATGAAGGTATAATTAATTTGTTGGTTAATTATATCTCTAGCATGCTTGAATTAGTTGTAGGTTAGCATCAATTTGAATAAAAGTTAATATTTTTGTGTAAGTTGAATGGGCATATGAAGAGATTAGATAATGGCACAATAGATATCAGTTGCCAAGTAGCTTTTTACGGTGATTGAAGGAATTTCAATATTATGAGCCTATTtgaattgacttattttaagtgctTTTAACCATTTTATGTATAACTCATAGCGGATTGTAGTTGATAAGGTAGTTTTTGGTGGTAAAATTTTGTGTTTTGAAACTAGATCATACTAATTTATTATGGTTTAGTTATAAGTTAAGGAAAAATATGGAATTAATTAGTGTTTAGTAATAAGCGTGTATATGAAGACATGTGTCATATACTTATTAGTTTGATTTAAACACTTGTGCGAGTAAGTTTTTAACATCTCTGATTAGATAATCTTTTGTTCCAGGATACATTGCATACAAGAGCAactttattaaaataatttaatttaatatgcTCAGAcaaacaagagaataattttacGTACTTGATTTCTTTAATATCAATTGTGCATCGCGCGGGTATGGAGATTAGTACCTATatttatatctatatctatctatattatattaaaagcacgaaaggccttagaaatgttgattgaactttttgcccttcattaaaagactttACAATAGACATAAtagtcatttactattttcctccaattaatatacataaacattaataatatatatttcctttcaaaataaaaactgCAATAAAAAACTGCTGTTATTTTTGGCAAAAACTAAAAttgtaaaattaaaatattttttgaattaataGTTTAATTATTGTGGGATTCATTCCAAATCCTACGTATTATTGAAATCCCTATTCATACAAAGCAAGTTCCATCGTTCTTGCTCAATTTTCCTTAATTATAAAAGTTTCCACATTTCGTAACAGAAAGAAACCTATTAGAAGTTGGTTCAATTTGTAAGTATTAAATaaaaaccagaaaaaaaaaaaaaaaaaaaaactttccaTATACGACCTTTTGCATGGCGGTGCTTTTGCTGTATATAGCTAGAACCcttttaatttcctttattACAGGAATTGTCTTTCCGGGATTAATTTCGTTTATTTATCTCAATTGAGAATAATTTATGCCAGCATGTTGTAgtcatattcattttttttaacttggaAATACGCAACCACTATCCTTTCGTTTTTACTGTTGTTTTTTTCTCTGCATAATGGTTAATGCTAGTAGTGTTTTGGAATATGAGGGCTATGACTTTGTTTGGGTTTCAATTACGGATTGCTTCTCTTCATTTGATTATGTGGTGCATTTTGTGTGTTGTAATGAGGCTAATTTGTCAGAGTTTTGGATAAATATTTGGCTTGCACTTACGCTTGATTTAATTATAATATCTTTGGCATATTTTTCTTTGTGTTGTTTCAGGCTATTCACAACTATTACCGCAAGCACCAGCATCAACACTATTTGaggtaatttatttttttgatcacgtGAGTTCCATTTTAAAGATTAATTTCATGTATGCATCTTAATGGagaggaaaaaaacaaaagagcCAATATgtacaatatttttttcttttaagatgTTTTAGTTGTGTCACCGCATATTTAATATTTGTTTGCATAGattatttttgtcctttttacCAGATATATGGCATAGTATGACTTCGGAATTTGAACATAAGTAGCACAGAATATCTCAATCCTAAATGTTAGGTGCCTTTGAAGCGGGGGTgattttttccaaatataaaatTGTGAAAAAATAGATAACATCTGTTCAAAGTAAACATATccttttatataaaacttcaaAGTGTTTTTCTTCTTGTGAGATTAGTATGACTTCGGAATTTGAACATAAGTAGCACAAAATATCTCGAATAGCTAAAACGTTGGAATTCATGCAATAGGGAAATAGTATTAGAAGTTCATACAAATTCATGTTAGACAAAGTTTTACAATTTTCTCCAACAGAGAATTgtcttttagaaagaaaaaaaaattgagtttacAGAAGGTATAAAAGTCGATCTAACATATCGAGTTTGGAACCTCCAAAATCAAATATATGGACGAAAAGGaaaaacatatatgtaattGATTGAACTGTTATTACTCAAAAATTTAATATGAGATCATTATAAGAAAGTACCACCCAGATGtttatatatcaaaattcagcacatttttctttttactaaaCGATCAAGCTTAATAATTAAGTCAAACCGCCCTCCATATTAatgtttaaaatttaattatttttcttttcgatAAAGTTTCCTCAAGACGGACCTGGTTTAATAAGTAGGATTTTTAGGGGAAAATTGCAAGATTTTAAagaataatttcaagaaaaaaaatatttgatcatgTTACGTTGTGGCATATGTCTTTTTgattgaaataaaaaaagagaaaattacactgtatgaACGTTGGGCAACAATGCTATCAAATttgactcattttttttttttttaattcttacaaaaaatgacctaaacttctctatctctctctctctctctctctctttctctctctccgcctttgtatatatgtttgtatatgttagtaTAAGTGTctttatatgtttatatatgtctgtatatgtttgaatattttgggctatttttttgcaatgtaagtgactaacttgtatatttctga from the Lycium ferocissimum isolate CSIRO_LF1 chromosome 11, AGI_CSIRO_Lferr_CH_V1, whole genome shotgun sequence genome contains:
- the LOC132038183 gene encoding putative F-box protein At1g32420 gives rise to the protein MKSAQTKSIPQDLIVEIFSWLPIKSLLRYRCVSKFYNSLVSESNFMDIHHRRSMTRPGGRKYLMYQKGVFYTTKLKEDGKASHLPIENFNQLHRYRSASCLMCVNGLVCAWRDENHLAICNFGTREVRFIRCPKEIVNKVYPVCSIGFEPEEQKYKLWLTLHLSDWYTRNWVFTLDIDKSWRETKCNARFFPSNKRVCVNGVIFMFSNGYRDSLFQIVAFDVKAETFSTFTFSPTLPCNEYIYYNLIEVKGKLAVLNYSSEDMHLWVFGKAQNDDWKRHIIPCPSQWEGIDVKLKSYSRFMCSSCDGEIIFESITKSGSYIYICYNITRESWREFEVEKLYVNRAFNIIFCYVENLFPLGKLCNANLQD